The Anabas testudineus chromosome 3, fAnaTes1.2, whole genome shotgun sequence sequence CACCCATCACCAACAAATATTGGAATTTTGAGCAGCTGTCACTGAGTTTGTCAAACCTTTGTCAGACTCCTAATTTTTGCTCTCTATTTCCCTAAGGCACCTGTGTCGCCCATGTCATAACCGTGAGAAAGCTCGTGGTATGGGCAAGTATATCTGCCAGAAGTGCCATGCTATCATTGAAGAGCAGCCACTGATCTTTAAGAATGACCCATATCACCCAGACCACTTTAACTGCAGCAACTGTGGGTCAGTCGTGCCACTCCACATCACCGCTTAGTACAGAAAACCACATACTCTTAGCTTTTGAGTCCACATGATAATAAGTGTTTTAATGTTCCTCTACCCACAGGAAGGAATTGACAGCTGAAGCCAGAGAACTGAAGGGAGAGCTCTACTGTTTGCCCTGCCATGATAAGATGGGTGTCCCAATCTGTGGTGCCTGCAGGAGACCCATTGAGGGGCGTGTTGTCAATGCCATGGGCAAGCAGTGGCATGTGGAGGTTAGTAGAGCAAGAAATTAGCCTGTAACATGTTGCaggtgttttcttcttttaagaAAACTGATCTAGAAATAAATTTCTCATTTAGTTGCCAACATGGTGTGTCAGAATTCCCAGAGATTTACAGATGaatgaaacaaattaaatcattaagTGTAAGTAAGGCAGTAATATAACTTAAAAGAGTATAACAAGAGttactgtagaaatgttttccTCATTACAAGTCAAACTACCTGAAGCAGGCTTCAGAAAGACTCCTAACAGGTTAATAATGACAGGGAGCAAGTGTCAGGTTGTAGCAGAAATCTGTAattaattttacacatttcattaCTTATGCATAGGAACATTTCATTCACCAAATGAACCTCTTTAGAATCAAAACATTGTAAATGAGCTAATCTGAAGCAGCAAGAGAAAGGTGAgccctttttaaaaaggttttctcCTGAGGCAGAATTAAGTTATTCGTTGGGAGGTTGCTGCATTTTAAGCTCCTCAAAAATCTCAACGCTATATGGAAATTTAATGCTGCAGACAGTCGTTAGCTAGACTTCATTTTGTATCTGATCACTTCAGGTGCTTTATCTGCTAGgtagtagaaaaacaaaacattgcatTGGTTTCTCCAGAGCTCTGGTTGGTGATTGCTTCTCTTGTCAGTTCCACATTCCCTCATCAGagattttctccttttcctcagCAACATTTGTTTTCGTTTACAGCATTTTGTATGCGCAAAGTGTGAGAAGCCTTTCCTTGGTCATCGTCATTATGAGAGGAAAGGTTTGGCTTATTGTGAGACTCATTATAACCAGgtaagaaagaaatgtaaaaccAAGTAAAATGGAGGGTTTGGTAGTAAAGTCTTAAAAATTACACACTGCTTCTAATCCCTTATTGCTtcatcaaataaacaaatttgtgtttactgtgtaaaCACTAAGTCTCCTTGTTTCTCTGTTATCAAGCTCTTCGGTGATGTGTGTTATCACTGCAACCGTGTGATTGAAGGCGATGGTGAGTATTAATATGCTAATGCTACAGTGTTTTTAGTAATTTAGACAAAGTGTTGCGTGACGATACAACAGTTTAATATTCAtgattttccttttctcctctgtgcccGTCACTCAGTTGTGTCTGCTCTCAACAAGGCCTGGTGTGTCAGTTGTTTCTCATGCTCCACCTGCAACACAAAACTCACTCTCAAGTAAGTGATGGTgcttaatattattattattattattttactaacTAATCATGTGCAGTATTACCAGCTGATTGTTGTCCTTATTCTGCAGTACTCCTACTTATGCATCCAGTCTTAACActtttgcatttgtgtatttCACTCTCCTGTTACAACTCTTCCCTGTTTGgctcttttccttttcaccCTTTCCACCGATTTGTCCTTATATGCTGCACTTGCTGCATCTGTGGTAACTCAGAGATAAGTTTGTTGAGATTGACCTGAGGCCAGTGTGCAAGCACTGCTATGAGCACATGCCTGAGGAGCTGAAACGCCGTCTGGCTCGACGTGAGCGTGATGCCAAAGAGCGCAAGAAAAagcctgctctctgtctttaaAGTTACAGCTCACCACTCCATCTGTTGGTTGGTGCTATCTatgtctttctccttttctttgtttactccttttactgtattttatttaatacttatGAAAAAACTGAACTTCCGtcaagattttctttttcttaacgCGTGACGCGTCATTGATATTATGCAGTGAAAGGCAAAGCTACAGGATAATTTAGCCATTTTTCATGATCTTTCTGTATGAGAAAGATGTTCCCTCATAGTTGTAGTATGTTCTAATAATAACTAATGTTAATATAATTGACAGTGCTGagtgctactactactactactactactactactaataataataataataatacatttaaaaaaatcatcctGCAGATTCATATCTAAGTGACATggtatttttttccttctttgcaGAAACAAGTTTGTTGAGTTTGACATGAAGCCTGTTTGTAAAAAGTGTTATGAGAAGTTTCCTCTGGAGCTGAAGAAGCGACTCAAGAAGCTAGCTGAGTCATTGGGACGCAAGTGAGCTGCTTCAGTCCAAACAAATTGGAAGTACTGTATTTTCTGCTATTGCTGTGATAGTAACACATCCAGGAGAGTTGGTGCAGTACAGCATGAGGTGTAAACTGGCACTGTGCTAGTACATcaattttacaaatgttaattTGGGATCCctttataaacataaatataccaCTGTGGTCTTGTCATACAGGTGCCTGTTAGCagatgcacttttttttttaaatacaaaatttatatgttttaataatacattCCTAAATTGTTGAAATTTGTTATTCTGTCTAAACCAACAAATATGGTGCCTGAGTTTATTTTGACCTCATGACCATAATTGCCAAGTGGTTTTTCTCAAACGTACACAGATTGGCATTATTGTGAATTATTCTTGTGccttaaatatatataatctatGTGTCTTAAAGTGCAGCTGCTTGTTAATATGTAACTTACATACTGTTACGTACAGTTATGCCTCATTATATCTATCTGAAATATACTAAATATCTACTAAAAACAGAATTGTATGCTCAGTACAGTAATGTTACTTCTTGCCAGcatggaaaaaatgtgtttaagaaAAACTTCAAATTAGCTATTACTGGGAACAAGGCTCATCTGCAGACTATTAAGCGCTAACAGCACATTTGGTTATGTTTACTGTAATTCATAATAAACAGTGGCATTAAATGTAGTTTAGAAGTAGCTATGTGATGTTTAGACTTAGTCTCTCGTGCCTCTGGTCACATTTCTATTAGTTtatatggttttatttaaaagttggGTTTCCCCCTTTACCTTTTTGTTGTAAATTTAATTAGAAATTTAAATTTAGCCCTATCATATTCATCTTGAGGTCTCTCCACAGAAGTTCTGTGCGGTTTAAGTTGGGGCGTTGGCTGAGAAACTTACTGCCACTTACTGTATTTACCCTTAAGGGAAAATTGTGgcatacaacaacaacaacaacaaaaagcagaaaaaagtgCAGGGGTACCTTACTTATTCACAGAATTATTCTGTGTCTGGGTATGAAATTGGTCACTTTCATCGTGAAACATCAATATATTTAAGATCGGAGGGGGCTGTAAAGACtagaaagacaaaatgtttttaaaaaagaaacttacTGGTGTTAATCAAGCAGATGGAATGGTAGTGTAATCTATTGTTCATACTCTACCTAGGCTTTTCTTTCCCGATATTTTTAGCCAAAATAACATTTGCAACTTTGAA is a genomic window containing:
- the LOC113174446 gene encoding LIM and senescent cell antigen-like-containing domain protein 1 isoform X1, translated to MLGVAGMTGSIANALASAACERCKSGFAPTEKIVNSNGELYHEHCFVCAQCFQQFPEGLFYEFEGRKYCEHDFQMLFAPCCHQCGEFIIGRVIKAMNNSWHPDCFCCDICQAVLADVGFVKNAGRHLCRPCHNREKARGMGKYICQKCHAIIEEQPLIFKNDPYHPDHFNCSNCGKELTAEARELKGELYCLPCHDKMGVPICGACRRPIEGRVVNAMGKQWHVEHFVCAKCEKPFLGHRHYERKGLAYCETHYNQLFGDVCYHCNRVIEGDVVSALNKAWCVSCFSCSTCNTKLTLKNKFVEFDMKPVCKKCYEKFPLELKKRLKKLAESLGRK
- the LOC113174446 gene encoding LIM and senescent cell antigen-like-containing domain protein 1 isoform X2, giving the protein MLGVAGMTGSIANALASAACERCKSGFAPTEKIVNSNGELYHEHCFVCAQCFQQFPEGLFYEFEGRKYCEHDFQMLFAPCCHQCGEFIIGRVIKAMNNSWHPDCFCCDICQAVLADVGFVKNAGRHLCRPCHNREKARGMGKYICQKCHAIIEEQPLIFKNDPYHPDHFNCSNCGKELTAEARELKGELYCLPCHDKMGVPICGACRRPIEGRVVNAMGKQWHVEHFVCAKCEKPFLGHRHYERKGLAYCETHYNQLFGDVCYHCNRVIEGDVVSALNKAWCVSCFSCSTCNTKLTLKDKFVEIDLRPVCKHCYEHMPEELKRRLARRERDAKERKKKPALCL